The DNA region ACGTCTACTTCGATGTCGATGAGCAGACCTTCCTCAAGCTCGATCGCCTGCGCCGCCAGAGCGGTCACGCGCCCGAGGTCGAAATGGGTCTGGCCGACGAGACCGGCTATCCGCACGCCGGCAAGATCGACTTCGTCGACAACCAGATCCGCGCCGGCGCCGGCACGATCCGCCTGCGTGCGGTGTTCCCGAACGCGGACGGTGCTTATACGGCCGGCCTGTTCGCCCGCGTCGAACTGCGCAGCGGCAACACCCAGCCGCGTGCGCTGATCGACGACAAGGCGGTCGGCACCGATCTGGGCAACAAGTTCGTCTACGTGCTGGGTAAGGACAAGAAGGTCGAGTACCGCCGCATTTCCACGGGCGCACTGGTCGACGGCCTGCGTGTCGTCGATACCGGCCTCAATGCCGACGACGTCGTCATCGTCAACGGCCTCCAGCACGTACGCCCCGGCGTCGAAGTGAATGCGAAGCGCGTGGCGATGGCCTCGCTGGTACCGGAGGGCCTGCGCAACGTCGCCGCCAACCGTCCGGCCGGCGTCGACAGCGTGGCGCAGAACCAGGACTGATCCACCATGAAAATCGCCCAATACTTCGTCAACCGCCCGATCCTCGCGGGCGTGCTGTCGGTGCTGTTCCTGATCGCGGGCGGTATCGCCGTGTTCAAACTGCCGATCAGCGAATACCCGGAGGTCGTTCCGCCGACCGTCGTGGTCAAGGCGAGCTACCCGGGTGCCAACCCGAAGGTCATCGCCGAGACCGTCGCTACGCCGCTCGAAGAGCAGATCAACGGCGTGGAAGGCATGCTGTACACCTCCTCGCAGGCGACCAGCGACGGCCAGATGACCCTCACGGTCACCTTCGCCCTGGGTACCGACCTCGACAACGCGCAGGTGCAGACGCAGAACCGCGTCGCCCAGGCCCTGCCGCGTCTGCCGGAAGAAGTGCAGCGTCTCGGCGTGACGACGACGAAGAGCTCGCCCGACCTGACCATGGTCGTGCATCTGACCTCGCCCGATCACCGCTATGACATGCTCTACCTGTCGAACTATGCGCGTACGCGCATCAAGGACCAGCTCGCCCGTCTCGACGGCGTGGGTGACGTCCAGCTGTTCGGCGCCGGCGAATACAGCATGCGCGTGTGGATGAACCCGGAAAAGCTGGCCATCCGTAACCTGACCACGGGTGACGTGATCAAGGCCGTACGCGAGCAGAACATCGAAGTCGCCGCGGGTTCGCTGAACGCGCCGCCCGGCCCGAACTCGAACGCGTTCCAGGTCAACATCAACACGCGCGGCCGGCTGGTGACCGAGGACGACTTCCTCAACATCATCGTGCGCAGCGACGCGTCGGGCTCGGTCACGCATCTGCGCGACGTCGCCCGTGTCGAGCTAGGCTCGAACAACTATGCGCTGCGCAGCCTGCTGAACAACCGCGAGGCGGTCGCGATCCCGATCTTCCAGCGTCCGGGCTCGAACGCGATCGCGATTTCGGACGAAGTGCGTGCCGAGATGGCGACGCTGAAGAAGGATTTCCCGCAGGGCGTCGATTACTCGATCGTCTACGATCCCACGGTGTTCGTGCGCGGCTCCATCGAAGCGGTCGTGCATACGCTGTTCGAAGCGATCGTTCTCGTGGTGCTCGTCGTCATCCTGTTCCTGCAGACCTGGCGTGCATCGATCATTCCGCTCGTGGCGGTACCGGTATCGCTGATCGGCACCTTCGCCGTGATGTACCTGGTCGGCTTCTCGCTCAACGCGCTGTCGTTGTTCGGCCTGGTGCTGGCGATCGGTATCGTCGTCGATGACGCGATCGTGGTCGTGGAGAACGTCGAGCGACACATCGAGCACGGTCTCGACCCGAAGATGGCGACACGTCAGGCGATGACCGAAGTTACCGGTCCGATCGTGGCGACGGCGCTCGTGCTCTGCGCGGTGTTCGTGCCGGCCGCCTTCATCAGCGGTCTGACCGGACAGTTCTATCGCCAGTTCGCCCTGACCATCGCCATCTCGACGGTGATCTCGGCCTTCAACTCGCTGACCCTGAGCCCGGCGCTCTCCGCGATCCTGCTGAAGGGCCGCGACGAGCCGAAAGACAAGCTCACGATCTGGATGGAGCGCAGCCTCGGCTGGTTGTTCCGGCCGTTCAACCGTGGCTTCGACCGCGCATCGCACGGCTATGTCGGCGGTGTACAGAAGATCCTGCGCTTCTCGGCGGTCGTGCTGGTGCTCTACGCCGGTCTCGTCGCCCTCGGCGTGCTCGGCTTCGCGAAGACGCCGACGGGTTTCGTCCCGACCCAGGACAAACAGTATCTCGTGTCGTTCGCGCAGTTGCCGGATGCCTCCTCGCTGGATCGTACCGAAGGCGTGATCCGCCGCATGGGCGATATCGCGCTGAAGGATCCGGGCGTCGAAAGCGCGGTGCAGTTCCCCGGCCTTTCGATCAACGGCTTCACCAACAGCACAAACGCGGGCATCGTGTTCGTCACGCTCAAACCATTCGAGGAACGTCGTTCCGCCGATCTGTCGGCCGAGGCGATCGCGGCTCGTCTGAACGGCCAGTTCGCCGGCATCCAGGACGCGTACATCGCCATCTTCCCGCCGCCGCCGGTCAACGGCCTCGGCACGATCGGCGGCTTCCGCATGCAGATCGAGGATCGTGGCGACCTGGGCTTCGAGGAGCTGTACAAGCAGACCCAGGGCATCATCGCCGCCAGCCAGAAGACACCGGAGCTCGCGCACCTGTTCACCAGTTTCCAGGTGAGCGTGCCGCAGTTCGACGCCGACATCGATCGCGAGAAGGCGAAGTCGGAAGGTATCGACCTTGGCGACGTGTTCCAGACCATGCAGGCGTACCTCGGTTCGCTCTACGTCAACGACTTCAACCGCTTCGGTCGCACCTATCAGGTGAACGTGTCCGCCGAACCGTCGTTCCGTCATGAGCCGTCCGACATCGTGGGGCTGAAGACGCGCAACGCCGCGGGCGACCTCGTGCCGCTGGGTTCGTTCCTCACCGTACGCCAGACCAACGGCCCGGATCGTGTGCAGCACTACAACGGTTATCCCACCGCCGAAATCAACGGTGGCGCGGCGCCGGGCTACAGCACGGGTCAGGCTCAGGCCGCGATGGAGAAGCTCGTCCAGGCCAACCTGCCCAACGGCATGACCTATGAGTGGACCGAGCTTACCTACCAGCAGATCCTCGCCGGCAATACCGCGGTGCTGGTGTTCCCGCTGTCCGTCCTGCTCGTCTTCCTCGTGCTGGCCTCGCTGTACGAAAGCCTCAGCCTGCCGCTGGCCGTGATCCTGATCGTGCCGATGGTGCTGCTGTCCGCGATCGTCGGTGTGATCGTGACCGGTGGTGACAACAACATCTTCACCCAGATCGGCCTGATCGTTCTCGTGGGCCTGGCCTGTAAGAACGCGATCCTAATCGTCGAGTTCGCCCGAGAGGCGGAGATCGGTGGCATGGACCGTGTGGATGCGGTGCTCGAAGCGGCCCGCCTGCGACTGCGCCCGATCCTGATGACCTCGTTCGCTTTCATCATGGGCGTGGTGCCGCTGGTGACCTCGCACGGCGCGGGTGCGGAGATGCGTCATGCGATGGGCGTGGCGGTGTTCGCCGGCATGCTGGGCGTGACCTTCTTCGGCCTGATCTTCACCCCGCTCTTCTATGTGCTGATCCGCGCCTGGAACGAACGCTCCGAGGCTCGCCGCAACGCGCGCCGCGAACGCCGTCTCCTCGACAACGCGGCCCGGGAGTCGTAATTCATGAAAGTCATGTTCCGTAGTACGGCCCTGTTCGCGGCCCTCGTTCTCGCCGGGTGCGCGAGCGTGGGCCCCGATTACCACACGCCGAAGGAAGCACCGGTCACCCTGCAAGGCGTCGACGCCACGCACCAGAACCATGGTGACGTGCAGGCGCAGTGGTGGAAGCAGTTCGGCGATCCGACGCTCGATGCGCTGATCGTCCGCGCGGCGAAGGGCGCGCCGGACCTGCGTATCGCGATGGCCCGGCTGAATCAGGCGCGTGCCGCGCTGGGTACCGCGAAGTCGCAGCAGATTCCCGACGTGGAAACCGTCGCCTCGTACCAGCGCACGCGTGCGCAGCAGCCGGGCTTCACCGATCAGCGCACGACGGTGACGCAGTATCAGGCGGGCTTCGATGCATCGTGGGAGCTCGACCTGTTCGGGGGCGTCCGGCGCTCGGTCGAGGCGGCTCGCGCCGATGCCGCCGCGGGCGAAGCCTCGTTGCAGGATGCTCAGGTCACGCTGTTCGCCGAAGTCGCACGCAACTACTTCGACCTGCGCGGCACGCAGCTGCGGATCGATGTGGCCAACCGCGACATCGCCAACCAGCGCGATTCACTGAAGGTGATCAACGCACGCGTGGAGGTCGGCACCGGTGCCGAGCAGGATCTGGCCAGCGCCAGGGCACGCCTCGCGGCGGTCGAGGCGCAGCTGCCGGTGCTCGAGACCCAGGCACAGGCCGATACGTTCCGCATCGCGGTGCTTCTCGGTTCGCGACCGGGTGAACTGGACGTCGATCTGTCACCCGCGACCTTCAAGCCGATCGACGTCAGCCTGGCCATCGGCGGCGCCGACGAAGTGCTGCAGCGCCGTCCCGACATCCGGATCGCCGAGCGCCAGCTTGCCGCCGCGAATGCGCGCATCGGCGTCGCCAAGGCCGACTACTTCCCCCATATCTCGCTGGGCGGTTTCATCGGCTTCCTCGCGGGCCGCAGCAACGACTTCGGCGGTGCCGACTCGCGTGCGTTCCAGGTCGCGCCGAGCATCTCGTGGTCCGGGCTCAACGTGCAGCGCGTCGCTTCCGGCGTGCGCGGCGCGCGTGCCCAGGCGGAGGAAGCGCAGGCCAACTACGACCGCACGGTGCTCACCGCACTGGAGGATGTCGACAACTCACTGGTCGGTTTCAACCAGCAGCGTGTGCGTGTCGAAAAGCTGGTCGTCCAGGCCACGGAGAGCCGTCGTGCGGCGGAGCTGGCCAAGTTGCGCTATGACGCGGGCCGTACCGACTACCTCGAACTGCTCGACGCGCAGCGCACCCAGCTCTCCGCCGAAGATCAGCTCGCGGAAGCCGAGGCCGCCATCAACACCCGCGCCGTGCAGCTGTACAAGGCCCTGGGCGGTGGGTGGCAGGCGTGCGGCGACAACGCGTGCAGCGAGGTTGCGAAAGCCCCATGAGCTCGGCCAAGGTTCATCGCCTGCCCGTAAAGACGAAGCGTATGAACCCGACCGCCGTGGAACCGCCGCTCAGCCAGCGCATCGCGCTGGTGAGCGGCGCCAATCGCGGGATCGGCTTTGAAGTGGCGAAGCAGCTCGCTTCGCTGGGTGTCACGGTATTTCTCGGCGGGCGTGAACTCGCCAAGGCGGAGAAAGCCGCGAAGTCGGTACGCGAACTGGGCGGAGACGCCCACGCCATACGGCTCGACGTCACCCGTGCCGACGATATCGAAGCGACGATCGCGACCATCGATGGCCGCTTCGGTCGGCTCGACATTCTCATCAATAACGCGGGCGGGCATTTCGACGTGCGAGCCCGCACGTCGAA from Luteibacter mycovicinus includes:
- a CDS encoding efflux RND transporter permease subunit, which encodes MKIAQYFVNRPILAGVLSVLFLIAGGIAVFKLPISEYPEVVPPTVVVKASYPGANPKVIAETVATPLEEQINGVEGMLYTSSQATSDGQMTLTVTFALGTDLDNAQVQTQNRVAQALPRLPEEVQRLGVTTTKSSPDLTMVVHLTSPDHRYDMLYLSNYARTRIKDQLARLDGVGDVQLFGAGEYSMRVWMNPEKLAIRNLTTGDVIKAVREQNIEVAAGSLNAPPGPNSNAFQVNINTRGRLVTEDDFLNIIVRSDASGSVTHLRDVARVELGSNNYALRSLLNNREAVAIPIFQRPGSNAIAISDEVRAEMATLKKDFPQGVDYSIVYDPTVFVRGSIEAVVHTLFEAIVLVVLVVILFLQTWRASIIPLVAVPVSLIGTFAVMYLVGFSLNALSLFGLVLAIGIVVDDAIVVVENVERHIEHGLDPKMATRQAMTEVTGPIVATALVLCAVFVPAAFISGLTGQFYRQFALTIAISTVISAFNSLTLSPALSAILLKGRDEPKDKLTIWMERSLGWLFRPFNRGFDRASHGYVGGVQKILRFSAVVLVLYAGLVALGVLGFAKTPTGFVPTQDKQYLVSFAQLPDASSLDRTEGVIRRMGDIALKDPGVESAVQFPGLSINGFTNSTNAGIVFVTLKPFEERRSADLSAEAIAARLNGQFAGIQDAYIAIFPPPPVNGLGTIGGFRMQIEDRGDLGFEELYKQTQGIIAASQKTPELAHLFTSFQVSVPQFDADIDREKAKSEGIDLGDVFQTMQAYLGSLYVNDFNRFGRTYQVNVSAEPSFRHEPSDIVGLKTRNAAGDLVPLGSFLTVRQTNGPDRVQHYNGYPTAEINGGAAPGYSTGQAQAAMEKLVQANLPNGMTYEWTELTYQQILAGNTAVLVFPLSVLLVFLVLASLYESLSLPLAVILIVPMVLLSAIVGVIVTGGDNNIFTQIGLIVLVGLACKNAILIVEFAREAEIGGMDRVDAVLEAARLRLRPILMTSFAFIMGVVPLVTSHGAGAEMRHAMGVAVFAGMLGVTFFGLIFTPLFYVLIRAWNERSEARRNARRERRLLDNAARES
- a CDS encoding efflux transporter outer membrane subunit, producing MKVMFRSTALFAALVLAGCASVGPDYHTPKEAPVTLQGVDATHQNHGDVQAQWWKQFGDPTLDALIVRAAKGAPDLRIAMARLNQARAALGTAKSQQIPDVETVASYQRTRAQQPGFTDQRTTVTQYQAGFDASWELDLFGGVRRSVEAARADAAAGEASLQDAQVTLFAEVARNYFDLRGTQLRIDVANRDIANQRDSLKVINARVEVGTGAEQDLASARARLAAVEAQLPVLETQAQADTFRIAVLLGSRPGELDVDLSPATFKPIDVSLAIGGADEVLQRRPDIRIAERQLAAANARIGVAKADYFPHISLGGFIGFLAGRSNDFGGADSRAFQVAPSISWSGLNVQRVASGVRGARAQAEEAQANYDRTVLTALEDVDNSLVGFNQQRVRVEKLVVQATESRRAAELAKLRYDAGRTDYLELLDAQRTQLSAEDQLAEAEAAINTRAVQLYKALGGGWQACGDNACSEVAKAP